Genomic window (Sediminispirochaeta smaragdinae DSM 11293):
GCGAACACCACACAAAGGAAGATCAAGCCAACCGTTACGGTGAGCACCTGCCCCATGCCTCGGACCGATAACATCCGTTTCAAGACACCTACTCTCTTATCATCGTTAACCATACTACTATGTACCTCTTCTCTTCAGTAATCTTTTTCAAGTAACTCCGGTTCTTATGCCGGTTCCCGTTCCTCACCAAGTTTGTCCTCAAATCTGGTCGCAAGTTCGAGGATCTTTTCCTGGGTAACCTCCGAAGCATCAAGTTCTCCTGTTACCCTTCCGTCGCACATCACGAGGATTCTGTCGGCAATGCCCATGATTTCCGTCATTTCAGACGAGACGAACAGAACCCCGATCCCTTCGCGCTTTAACTCGTTCATGAGGTTGTAGATCTCAACCTTCGCCGCAACATCGATACCTCGGGTCGGTTCGTCAAACATAACCACCCGGCTTTTTCTTGCAAGCCACTTGCCCACTACGATCTTCTGTTGGTTCCCTCCAGAAAGGCTGGCGGCAGGAACATCGGCATTCGGCATGCGCACGGAAAAACTCTTTTTCGTCTGCCTCACCATCTCTGACTCACGGTGGCGGTTTACCACGCCCAGGCGGTTACAGATGATGTCGAGGTTCGGTAAGGCGATATTTTCGCGGATGGAGAGTTTTACACACAGTCCATCTTTCTTCCGATCTTCGGGAACAAGCACCACGCCCTGACGAATGGCACTTGTGGGGGAATCAATAGAAATGGGCATACCGTCAAGGATGAAATCCCCTGAATCCCTCGCGTCGATACCGAAAATCGCCCGAGTCGTCTCGGTTCTGCCTGCACCCATCAAACCGGCAATGCCTAGGATCTCACCTTCGTTAACCGTGAAGGAGATATCGCGAACCATCCGTCCGGCATTAAGGGAACGCACTTCAAAAATGGTCTTCCCCCTGTGACGTTCGATACGCGGAAACTGCTCATTGATCTCTCGGCCAACCATGTTTCCGATAATTTGATCCATGGTCAGATCGGCAAAATCATTTTGAAGGATGAACTTTCCATCCCGCATGATGGTCACCCGGTCAACAATATGTTTCAGCTCTTCAAGGCGGTGACTTATATAGACGATACCGTGTCCTTTTGCTCTCAGCTGCCTGATAAGGATAAAAAGATCGTCGATCTCTTTACTTGTCAGGGCACTGGTCGGCTCATCCATGATGATAATACGCGCATTACTGGAGAGAGCCTTTGCAATCTCCACCATTTGCTGTTTGGAAACGGCAAGGTCACCGACAAGCATGTCGGGATCGATATCGATCTGAAGCTGGCCAAGAACATCCGCAGCCTGACGCCTCATATCCCGATCGTTGAGGATTCCCCCTGCGACCACATCTTCCCTCCCGAGAAAAATATTCTCGGCAACGGTAAGATGAGGGCACATGTTGAGTTCCTGATGGATGATTGCAACACCATGCTTTTTCGCCAGCTTTGGAGTCAGATCCCCTACCGGTTCTCCGAAAATGGTGAGGTCCCCGTTATCGCGGGTATAGACACCGCTGAGAATTTTCATAAGGGTGGACTTACCCGCGCCGTTTTCTCCCAAAAGGGCCATCACCTCTCCCGAACGCAGCTCGAAAGAGACGTCGTCCAGTGCCTTGACCCCGGGAAACGACTTATCAATATGTTCCATGGTTACGATTACTTCGTTCATACATCCAGTACAAGGCCATTTCCGTAATCTGTAAAGGGTGACGAAATTGGTAAAAAGGGGGTCATTCTTTGGATATGTGTACGGAATCGAGAGAAGAGAAAGTCTGCCGCACTATTTCACGCACAGCTCTGCCGTTTTTTACCACCAAGAGCCGGTCGGCGACCTGAAGGGAATCGGAAAGACTAACGGCAAGAATGAGGACAGCAATTCCCCGCTGCCTGAGCAGGTCGAGAAGCTGAATGATGCGAAGCCGCTGATACATATCGATGCCGGCAAAGGGCTGGACACAGAAAACCAGACGCGGTTTCTGTAACAATATACGATGATAGACCAGCTCATAAAGATCGTGAAGCGAGAGCCCTGCAAGGGAAGGGGCATCGATCACCGGACCTATCAGCGGAAGATACTCCCGCCGAATGCTTCGCAGATAACGCCTCTTTGTCCAGAAGAACGGGAGACGATCATCGGCAAGGAAACAAAGATTATCCAGATAGCTCATATCGGCAAAGAGATTACTGCGGGTAGGTTTTTCATCGATGAAGGCAAAAAGCCGTCTGGCTTTCTGAAAGGGGCGGCCCGCTACACGGATGCTCCCCTTCTCCGGCGCTTTTCTATCACGCCAAAGAGCGAGAACCGGGGGAAGAAGGGAATTATCGAGGTCAAGAAGTATAAGGCATTCACCGGCGAAAAGTGAGAGCGAAAGATCCTTAATCGTTTCCCGACAAAGATTTCTAACCTCAAGAACAGGTTTTTCGGCTCTCCGTTTTTCAGTCGCCTTCTGAGGAGAATCATTGTCGATAAAATGAACGAAGCCTTGAGGGAAGCGACGCATAAGATCGTTATTCATTTGGTCCGCCCGCAGGGTCTTGAGGATTTTTCCATCCTCCATCAAGACCGTTCGATTGCAAAGGGTAAAAACCTCTTCATGATGGTTGCAGACATAGAGAAACGAGAGACCGAGGGAGGCATAGTAGCGGATCACCCGATGGATACGCGACAGGTCCACGGGACTCGCAACATTACTAATATCCCTAATAATGATCAAACGGGCACCAGCCACCACGGCTTTCAGCAATTCCACAAGCCAACGCGTAAAGAAGGGCAATCGTTCTACCGGTTCATGCGGGGGAATTGAGATATTAAGCCCCTCACACAAGCGTTCCAACTGATCGGAAAGCACCCCATCGTTTATGAGGTACTTTTTCATGCCGCCACGAACAACGAATATGTTGTCGGTAACACTCATCGACCCGATGAGCCTGCTCCGTTTTTCAATAACGGCAACAGGATTCGCAGTCGAACGCTTCCAGCGATAGTCATTCACTACCCTCTCGAAAAACCACACATAACCGTAATGGATAGGCCCGTTATACTTGATAAGGTCGAGGAGCTCCTCCAGCCCCTGGGCGTTGATGGGTATAAGTCCGAGGATTTCACCCACAAAGAGATGCATGCTCAGCGAGTCGAGCAATCTAACATTTTCCCGATACATCGTGATTCTGTCGAGCCACAGGAGTTCCTTCTTCATTGTACCCCCGTTTTTTCACCAACGATCCGCGGCAACACAACCTCCACGTCGGTACCCACGGATGGTGTGCTGGTAATAGTCACCCCATATTGTTCACCAAAAAGAAGTTTGATGCGATTATTGACATTCACAATCGCAATGCCGCCCCGATTTCGTCCTTCACTCACATGACTGAGAGAGCGTATGGCAAGATTTCGATTTAGTTTCTCAAGCTCTTGGCTCTCCATGCCGACTCCGTCGTCACTCACGGTAATAAGCAAGCGGGTCTCGGTCGTTTCCAGCTGAACCCGCAAGAGCCCTGCTCCAACTTTACGTTCCAGGCCATGCAGAATAGAGTTCTCAACAATGGGCTGAAGAATCAGCTTGGGCAAGCGGTAGGCATAAATTTCCGAGCGCTCAGCCTCGTCTATCTCAATACGCAGCTGCAGCCGCTTGCCGAAGCGATATTGCTGAATCAAAAAATAGGTTTCGATATTGCCGAGCTCATCCTCTACCGTAACAAGATGATCCATGGTACTGATGGTATAGCGGAAAAAAGTGGAAAGGGCCTCGGTCATTTCGGCTATGGAATGTACCCCCGCACTTAAGGCCTCGCTGCGAATACCCTCCAGGGTGTTATAGAGGAAATGGGGATTTATCTGGTTTTGCAGGGCAAGATACTGCTCCTGACGCTTGCTAGCCTGAAGCAGATCACGGGTCTGCAAGAGTTCATTGAGTCTTGCAAGAGTATCATGCATCCCCGCGCTGTAGGGATACCGGATGTCGTAGACCCCCTCCAGGGTATAACCCGCTGCAAAAAGAGCAAGCAATTTCTCAGTTTCGCTAAAGGGAACCACGATTTTCTGCCAGGTGATACCAAAAAGAACGACCAGGAAAAAGGAGAAAAGCAAGGGAAGCCAGATTGAGACGATCTCTTCGGCGGCAAGGGACCATAACACCACCACGGCGATGAGCATAGCAAAGAAAAGAAGTGCATAGAGAAATAAAAGCTGTACCATCAAACCCATTTTTCGAACCACGAGACACCTCAACTGTACAACTTGCGAAATTCACTCGGTTTAATACCAACCATCCGTTTAAAAAGTCGGGTAAAATACTTCGTATCGCTATACCCGATCGCAGAAGAAATCTGAG
Coding sequences:
- a CDS encoding sugar ABC transporter ATP-binding protein, which gives rise to MNEVIVTMEHIDKSFPGVKALDDVSFELRSGEVMALLGENGAGKSTLMKILSGVYTRDNGDLTIFGEPVGDLTPKLAKKHGVAIIHQELNMCPHLTVAENIFLGREDVVAGGILNDRDMRRQAADVLGQLQIDIDPDMLVGDLAVSKQQMVEIAKALSSNARIIIMDEPTSALTSKEIDDLFILIRQLRAKGHGIVYISHRLEELKHIVDRVTIMRDGKFILQNDFADLTMDQIIGNMVGREINEQFPRIERHRGKTIFEVRSLNAGRMVRDISFTVNEGEILGIAGLMGAGRTETTRAIFGIDARDSGDFILDGMPISIDSPTSAIRQGVVLVPEDRKKDGLCVKLSIRENIALPNLDIICNRLGVVNRHRESEMVRQTKKSFSVRMPNADVPAASLSGGNQQKIVVGKWLARKSRVVMFDEPTRGIDVAAKVEIYNLMNELKREGIGVLFVSSEMTEIMGIADRILVMCDGRVTGELDASEVTQEKILELATRFEDKLGEEREPA
- a CDS encoding sugar ABC transporter ATP-binding protein, with translation MKKELLWLDRITMYRENVRLLDSLSMHLFVGEILGLIPINAQGLEELLDLIKYNGPIHYGYVWFFERVVNDYRWKRSTANPVAVIEKRSRLIGSMSVTDNIFVVRGGMKKYLINDGVLSDQLERLCEGLNISIPPHEPVERLPFFTRWLVELLKAVVAGARLIIIRDISNVASPVDLSRIHRVIRYYASLGLSFLYVCNHHEEVFTLCNRTVLMEDGKILKTLRADQMNNDLMRRFPQGFVHFIDNDSPQKATEKRRAEKPVLEVRNLCRETIKDLSLSLFAGECLILLDLDNSLLPPVLALWRDRKAPEKGSIRVAGRPFQKARRLFAFIDEKPTRSNLFADMSYLDNLCFLADDRLPFFWTKRRYLRSIRREYLPLIGPVIDAPSLAGLSLHDLYELVYHRILLQKPRLVFCVQPFAGIDMYQRLRIIQLLDLLRQRGIAVLILAVSLSDSLQVADRLLVVKNGRAVREIVRQTFSSLDSVHISKE
- a CDS encoding sensor histidine kinase, yielding MVRKMGLMVQLLFLYALLFFAMLIAVVVLWSLAAEEIVSIWLPLLFSFFLVVLFGITWQKIVVPFSETEKLLALFAAGYTLEGVYDIRYPYSAGMHDTLARLNELLQTRDLLQASKRQEQYLALQNQINPHFLYNTLEGIRSEALSAGVHSIAEMTEALSTFFRYTISTMDHLVTVEDELGNIETYFLIQQYRFGKRLQLRIEIDEAERSEIYAYRLPKLILQPIVENSILHGLERKVGAGLLRVQLETTETRLLITVSDDGVGMESQELEKLNRNLAIRSLSHVSEGRNRGGIAIVNVNNRIKLLFGEQYGVTITSTPSVGTDVEVVLPRIVGEKTGVQ